The Bdellovibrionales bacterium CG10_big_fil_rev_8_21_14_0_10_45_34 genome includes a window with the following:
- a CDS encoding serine/threonine-protein phosphatase, with protein MKYSVWAQTDRGLKRQTNQDTFLIDRELALFAVADGMGGHKGGEVASALAVQTIREVVSESFEKDAGKRPLDLISDAFLEASDRIYQVAQMKPSLTGMGTTMVAILLRDNIVYVGNVGDSRAYLFSEGRLWQVSEDHSLMCEQLRSGILKESDVADFASKNIITRSVGFEPKVQADLLFRPAKPGEIYLLCSDGVSGMLEDTDIERILTQANADRMVPDLIEQAKDAGGDDNITALLLSIESLS; from the coding sequence ATGAAATACAGCGTCTGGGCGCAAACTGACCGCGGATTAAAGAGGCAAACCAACCAGGATACTTTCCTTATTGATAGGGAGCTGGCTCTATTTGCTGTAGCCGATGGAATGGGCGGGCATAAAGGGGGCGAGGTAGCTTCTGCGTTGGCAGTGCAAACAATTCGCGAGGTTGTATCAGAAAGTTTTGAAAAGGACGCGGGCAAACGTCCACTTGACCTTATTTCGGATGCATTTTTAGAGGCCAGTGATCGAATTTACCAAGTTGCACAAATGAAACCTTCCCTCACCGGCATGGGCACGACCATGGTCGCGATACTTCTTCGAGACAACATCGTCTATGTAGGAAATGTTGGAGATTCACGAGCTTATTTGTTTTCAGAAGGCCGCCTTTGGCAGGTGTCGGAGGATCACTCCCTTATGTGCGAGCAACTGAGAAGTGGCATACTTAAGGAAAGTGACGTTGCCGACTTCGCTTCAAAAAACATTATCACTCGCAGCGTTGGCTTCGAGCCAAAGGTCCAGGCAGATTTGCTTTTTCGGCCAGCTAAGCCAGGTGAGATATACCTTCTTTGTTCGGACGGCGTATCTGGCATGTTGGAAGACACTGACATTGAACGAATTCTTACCCAAGCAAACGCCGATAGGATGGTCCCCGATCTCATCGAGCAGGCGAAGGATGCTGGTGGGGATGACAACATTACGGCTTTGCTCCTCTCTATAGAATCCCTCAGCTGA
- a CDS encoding M23 family peptidase, protein MDRKHVTILLLTDQKGVGRRFVIPVGWFRLGVFAASLLAVLIVAVAVDYSGLLLQSVENKKLRGENAQLRSQFEVLEERVEGLEASLERVRAFTAKLKVITDTDDEDRALTLAMGPIDSYDENFEETEDRGPASVFLKEDALFLDKPVLDAESGELAIETQRGYNSLLIRVERNLKESALREQGTLELLELLSSRQSLLRSTPSIAPLRGWLNSEFGYRKHPVTGRAVLHQGIDIRAPMGSPVRVTADGVISFAGYDGGYGKLVSVDHGYGVVTRYGHNSQLFVIPGQKVSRGDVISAVGATGRTTGPHLHYEVRLNGVAVDPKNYILSE, encoded by the coding sequence TTGGACCGAAAACACGTAACAATACTTTTGTTAACCGACCAAAAGGGCGTAGGAAGACGATTTGTTATTCCTGTAGGCTGGTTCCGGTTAGGCGTATTTGCCGCATCTTTGCTGGCGGTATTAATTGTTGCAGTTGCGGTCGATTACTCGGGACTCTTGCTTCAATCCGTTGAAAACAAAAAACTGCGCGGAGAAAACGCTCAGCTGAGATCTCAGTTTGAGGTTTTAGAAGAAAGAGTCGAGGGCTTAGAGGCAAGTCTCGAACGTGTTCGCGCTTTTACTGCAAAGCTCAAAGTAATTACTGATACCGACGATGAGGACCGTGCACTGACGCTCGCAATGGGACCCATCGACTCCTATGACGAAAACTTTGAAGAGACAGAAGATCGAGGACCCGCTTCGGTATTTTTAAAAGAAGACGCTTTGTTCTTAGATAAGCCCGTACTCGATGCAGAATCAGGGGAGCTCGCTATTGAAACCCAGCGCGGTTACAATAGTTTGTTGATTCGAGTCGAGCGAAATCTTAAAGAGTCGGCACTCAGAGAGCAGGGCACACTAGAGCTTCTTGAACTGCTGTCGAGTCGACAAAGTCTTTTGCGGTCCACTCCTTCTATCGCGCCGCTAAGAGGGTGGTTGAACTCGGAGTTTGGTTACAGAAAGCATCCCGTTACGGGACGAGCCGTATTACATCAAGGTATCGACATCCGAGCTCCCATGGGCTCACCCGTTCGCGTTACTGCTGATGGAGTTATATCTTTTGCTGGCTACGACGGTGGTTACGGCAAGCTTGTGTCAGTCGACCATGGTTATGGTGTTGTCACACGTTACGGCCATAACTCCCAGCTGTTTGTTATCCCTGGGCAAAAGGTGAGCAGGGGTGATGTGATTTCGGCAGTCGGTGCTACCGGCCGCAC